The following DNA comes from Buteo buteo chromosome 7, bButBut1.hap1.1, whole genome shotgun sequence.
AGGATGCTGGCATCCAGCTTGCAGGTCCCCAAGGGGGGATGctcagcagccccagcctgcgGGGACCGAAgcgggacaccccccccccccccggtgctgcAGCGGGGTGACGATGTGGCAGGCCACCCCGGGAGCAGGATGCGACCGATGCCagtggaggcgggggggggtcgGTGAGGTCCGACCCCGCTCCCTGCAGCCTTGGCTCCTGGGGAAAGAACACGGCTCTGGGCTCCTGCCCTCTGCGGGGTCTCGGCTTTAatccccggggggggccgggacaGTCCTCCCCGTGGCCGTGGGCGCCACGTTAGTCCGTGCCATTGGTGAACTGGCAGAGTTTGTCCTCCAGGTCGGAGATGCGTTTCTCCTGCGCTTGGACCATCTCCTTCAGGGCACGGATCTCCTCCAGCACCTCCTCCAAGGCTGGCCGCTGCAGATGGGGGGGAGcacaggatggggggggggggtcactggggagccccctccagcccctccgACCCCACCGCAGGCAGGGAGCCAGCCCCCGCCGCGACGTCCCCAATCCCCAGCACACTCACAGAGAAGTTGGGGTCGCAGGTGGAGTGGCTGTGGCGGCGGCCCGGGGGGGGCTTATTGTCCAGAATATTCTTTTTGACCACCTTCAGCTCCCGGTTCTTGATGGGGACGTAGCCGTCCCGCAGCGAGATGAGGATGGGCTCCGCGTCCTTCCCCGACAGCCACTCGTCCGCCTCCAGGGCCGGCTCGGGACCCGGCGTGTCGGGGTACAGGTCGTCCTGGAAGAGGTCTGACTGCGGGGGCGAGGGAGACAGCGGTGAGACGGGggaccccagacccccccccatctcccctgGGCCCCCCCGCGGGCTCACCTTGCGCGGCACCGTCATGACGATGGGCTCGCACTTGCGCTCGTGCAGCTTGAAGAACCTGCATGGGACAGAGGCGGTTCAGGGTCCGGCCAGCCCCTTGACCCCTCtggctccccccggccccccccctcGGCCCCCCCAGGGTTCTTACCTGGCGATTTCACACTTGCTGACGTCCAACCCGCGCTTGGGCATGAAGCCCATGCCCCGCTGCGGCTCCTTGCTGCTGTAGGTGTTCAGGTAGTGCACGTAGGGTGCCTCGTCCGTGATTTCGAAGTACCGGATGCTGCTGTCACCctgcggggacggggacgggtgTCAACCAGCCCCGGCACCCCCAGGAATGGGGTGGCACGGCGGGGGGGGTgcaccccggggtggggggggttacCTTCCCGCAGAGGTAGACGATGCTGGAGTCGGGGTCGTAGAAGGGCAGCAGGACGCCGTTGCTCGTGTCCATCTCCTGCAGGGCGATGGGCTCCTCAAAGTTGTTCTGCGGGGCCggagtggcgggggggggggggtgaggggtggccccccaaaacccccacccTGGTTAGTCACACACGTTAACCACGGCACACCGCAGGGACGGGGCTCGTCCCCCTCCTCGGGGTACACAACCCTCGGGGTGGGCAGCCTGGcatgccccccccagcaccccctgccccgctccctcTTACCTGCACAACTGGGTGCACCCCAGCCTGgcttgcccccccccagcactccctgccccccccagccccctccccatgccCGGCACAGCACGGCACACTTGGGAACttggcatctttttttttttggggggggtgaggTTGGGATGCAGCAGGtaccccatgctggagcaagggggggggcagaggaTCAGggtaatgggggggggggggccaagtTCCCGGGGCAGCACTCCATGCGGCCTCGTTACCGGGTCCCACAAGCCCAGTTCCCGCTGGCTCATTCTGGTAAAGCCCGTGGTAAAGAGGTATCCTTCCCGCGTGAAGATGGCCCGCACGGGCCTCAGCCCTTCGTGGGGGGCAAACCTCTCctaggaggagggggagagagtcAGCACGGGGcgtgggaagaggggaaaatgggAGAGGGGGTCCGGATCTGTCCCCCAAAACAGCCGCTGAGTCCTGCTCCTGGGGAACGCACGAGGCTCTCGGGGCGCCCGCGGTGCCGGAGAGTATTCCCGGTACCCGGCGCATCCCCGGCTCGGCCGGGGTCCCCGGGACGGCGCCGGCCGGAGAGGAGCCGCCGTCTCGTACCAGGTCCCAGAGGCCCAGCTGCCGCTCGCTCATCTTGCTGAAGCCGGTGGTGAAGATCTTGCCATCGGCCACGAAGATGGCGCGGATGGGGCGGGCGCCGTCGTGCGGTTTGGCTTTCTCCTGCGCCGGCCGTTAGCGGgttaaaaccaaacacagagACGCGCGGGTGCGGGAGGTTAGTAGGGTCAGGCGGGCGCGGGACGGAGGGGGGGGGACCCCGCGGCGGGATGGTGGGTGGGGGGACGCGCGGTGGGACCACTCACCGCCACGACCTGCTGCTTGCGGGGGTCGATGACGCGGACCTTCTTGTCCTTGCAGGTGGTGACGAGGAGGCTGCCGTTGCGGTTCCAGCCCACGTTGTAGATGAGGTCGGTGTGCATGtcctccagcaccagcagcatctcccccGTGCCCACGTTCCAGAGGATCACCAAATTGTCACAGCCTGCGGAGGACCGACGGGGTAGACGCCGTCACCCCACGGATTCTCCCCCCTCCAACCCCGATCCCGGGGAGGGCGTCCCGGGACCCCCTTACCTGCGCTGAGCAGGACGTTGCGGGCGGTGGGGTGCCACGAGATGATGCCCACCCGTTTGGAGTGTCCCTCCAGCGTCACCACCGGCTCCGTGATGTTGCGGACGGGGACGTAGTCGGGGATCTGCCacacctggggagggggggggggtgacgggacggggaggggggggcacggggtgGCAGGGATCACCCCGCAGGTGAGCGCTAAGCGGCTGAGGGCCTCGGAGCCAATTAACCTCATCGTTAATCCCGGCGCAGGCCGCGGGGAGGGTGGCGAGGGGACGGCAGCAGCGCCTGCATCCCGGGCTGCATCCCTGGCACTTggggtgctggtgggcacagGGAGGGGGGCACGGCCATGGCGCAgacccctgccccccccccccctcccccagctaTTCCTGGGTGCTGAGTCGCCGGGGCGGGTATATTTAGCACAAACTGCTGCATCATGGAGAGAGCAGCCGCCGCCAGCGTGAACGCATGGCACTGGGGCTAAAAATAGGCCAGTGACACTTCGCAGGCAGCGAAGCCGGGGGGGGAGGATGCTCCGTGCCGCTCCCCCGGTACCCACCGTCCCCCTCCCGCCCGGGGTCCAGCCCCTCACCATGACGGTGGTGTCCTCCGAGGCGCTGGCGATGACGTTGTCGTTGTGGGGACACCAGTCGATGTCCAGCACGGGCGCCGTGTGTCCGGTCACCAGCGGGTGGTTCTTGTCCACTCGTCCCGTCTGCAACGCCGAGGTGCTGGGATGAATCCCCAgcggctggcgggggggggacggacacccTGCCAAGtgccccccaagcccccagcccGGCCACCGCGTGGGGCTGGGGCACAAGCGGGGACACGGAGGGGACCCCGGAGGTGGCCAGAGCTTTGCACCAGCCTCGaagggggaaactgaggcatgcaGTGGGAATGGGGCTCGCTTAGCGCGAGGCCCCGTAGGGACACAGAGGGGAACGATGTGCGCCGGGAAAAGTTGTTTCGTGTCCCTTCTGATGGCAAGgaggggctgggatggggtccccagcccctctgctgggGTGGGCATGGCagacccccaccccactgggatGCTCCCTGGGCATCGTGTGCCCCCGGGGAATTCGGGCTGGGGAGAAAGCAGCCGGCGGTTTCCCCCATCACCTCGGTCGCCCCCGGGACGTCACCCACCCCAGGTTGTCCCCGCCCCGAGCCCCCACGCGAGGATGGGGATATTGTGgcaaagctggggaggggggtgtccaggcccacagcagctccccaaaAGCAGAGCCCATCAGCGTGTCCCCCCAGTAcatcccggggggggggggggggcagaccctggcagcctccCCGCTCACCTTAGCAAGAGGCAGGACGATGAAGGCCCCCCCACCGCCGGACTCGACGATGATGGCCACAAACTTGGGGTTGACGGCACAGAAGGAGCTGTCACACGTCACCTTGGAGACACGAATGTCCTCGTACATCTGGTCAGCCTTCACCGGCTGCCCGAAGACGTGCCGGAACTTGCTCTGGCGCACCACGCGGCGGCTCATGGCTGGGGGGTGCAGGGTCAGGCTACGACCCCCCCCTTGATACAGCACGGAGGGGTTTTGGCCCCCCTCAAGCCTTGCGCTccgagacaccccccccccttacccTGGACACAGAGGGAAACCTGGGGACACGGAGATGATGAGGGATGAGGGCGCAGGATGGTGCCCGATGCGGCCCCGACCCGGTGGCAGGGATTGGGGGTAGCCCTTGGTGGGGGGGGTGAGCGCTGCAAGTGCTGGGGACGGGCACCCCGGTGCCGGAGCCACTTGGCGGCTGGGCAGGGACATGGCCGTGCCGTGCCCCGCGGCTGTGCCGTGCCCCGCGGCTGGCACCGGGGTTGGCACCTCAACGGCTGCAGTAGAGAAGCGGGGCTGAGGGGAGTTTGGGGCCGACACGGAGGTGCCGCGCGCCAGGTCACAGCTTGTCCCCTTGCGTCCCGTCCTGCCATGGGTGGCCCGAGGTTGCCCGGCTCGACCCAGCACCCGGGAGAAAAGCTGTGCCTCCAGCATTGCCCACCCCACACGTCCCGCCATGGGCTCCTGCCCCAGGCGCTCCACGTGTGCCACCCActctgcacccccagcccactcaCCCCGGGCGAGGGCTGGACCCGGCACAGCCACGCAGCCCCATGGGCACGCCGGGGTGCAGAGGAGCCCCCCCGGCACAGTCTCCAGCCCTCGGCCGCCACCAGCGCCCACCATCACCCATCTCTGCCCCAAGCCCACGCCGCTTCTGGGACCTGCCCGGGGGGCATTGAGCCCCTcgggaccccaaaacccctggAGCCGGGGCTCTGCAGCACCCATGAGCCACCGACCGCCCCGGGGACTCCCCTGTGCTCTTTTGGGGTCTCAGCCATTGCCAGGGGCCACATCCAG
Coding sequences within:
- the CORO6 gene encoding coronin-6 isoform X1, whose protein sequence is MSRRVVRQSKFRHVFGQPVKADQMYEDIRVSKVTCDSSFCAVNPKFVAIIVESGGGGAFIVLPLAKTGRVDKNHPLVTGHTAPVLDIDWCPHNDNVIASASEDTTVMVWQIPDYVPVRNITEPVVTLEGHSKRVGIISWHPTARNVLLSAGCDNLVILWNVGTGEMLLVLEDMHTDLIYNVGWNRNGSLLVTTCKDKKVRVIDPRKQQVVAERFAPHEGLRPVRAIFTREGYLFTTGFTRMSQRELGLWDPNNFEEPIALQEMDTSNGVLLPFYDPDSSIVYLCGKGDSSIRYFEITDEAPYVHYLNTYSSKEPQRGMGFMPKRGLDVSKCEIARFFKLHERKCEPIVMTVPRKSDLFQDDLYPDTPGPEPALEADEWLSGKDAEPILISLRDGYVPIKNRELKVVKKNILDNKPPPGRRHSHSTCDPNFSRPALEEVLEEIRALKEMVQAQEKRISDLEDKLCQFTNGTD
- the CORO6 gene encoding coronin-6 isoform X2, translated to MSRRVVRQSKFRHVFGQPVKADQMYEDIRVSKVTCDSSFCAVNPKFVAIIVESGGGGAFIVLPLAKTGRVDKNHPLVTGHTAPVLDIDWCPHNDNVIASASEDTTVMVWQIPDYVPVRNITEPVVTLEGHSKRVGIISWHPTARNVLLSAGCDNLVILWNVGTGEMLLVLEDMHTDLIYNVGWNRNGSLLVTTCKDKKVRVIDPRKQQVVANNFEEPIALQEMDTSNGVLLPFYDPDSSIVYLCGKGDSSIRYFEITDEAPYVHYLNTYSSKEPQRGMGFMPKRGLDVSKCEIARFFKLHERKCEPIVMTVPRKSDLFQDDLYPDTPGPEPALEADEWLSGKDAEPILISLRDGYVPIKNRELKVVKKNILDNKPPPGRRHSHSTCDPNFSRPALEEVLEEIRALKEMVQAQEKRISDLEDKLCQFTNGTD
- the CORO6 gene encoding coronin-6 isoform X3 produces the protein MSRRVVRQSKFRHVFGQPVKADQMYEDIRVSKVTCDSSFCAVNPKFVAIIVESGGGGAFIVLPLAKTGRVDKNHPLVTGHTAPVLDIDWCPHNDNVIASASEDTTVMVWQIPDYVPVRNITEPVVTLEGHSKRVGIISWHPTARNVLLSAGCDNLVILWNVGTGEMLLVLEDMHTDLIYNVGWNRNGSLLVTTCKDKKVRVIDPRKQQVVAEKAKPHDGARPIRAIFVADGKIFTTGFSKMSERQLGLWDLERFAPHEGLRPVRAIFTREGYLFTTGFTRMSQRELGLWDPNNFEEPIALQEMDTSNGVLLPFYDPDSSIVYLCGKGDSSIRYFEITDEAPYVHYLNTYSSKEPQRGMGFMPKRGLDVSKCEIARFFKLHERKCEPIVMTVPRKSDLFQDDLYPDTPGPEPALEADEWLSGKDAEPILISLRDGYVPIKNRELKVVKKNILDNKPPPGRRHSHSTCDPNFSRPALEEVLEEIRALKEMVQAQEKRISDLEDKLCQFTNGTD